The proteins below come from a single Vanessa atalanta chromosome 21, ilVanAtal1.2, whole genome shotgun sequence genomic window:
- the LOC125072321 gene encoding AT-rich interactive domain-containing protein 2 isoform X2: MAKSQINTKSRDYLRDKEVFLKELKQFNESKNIPYKIPVVNGVDIDLYLLYSLVLQRGGLSKVNQNDTWESFLRQLRLPHPCVNGSTLLRRIYGTYLEKYERAKGPPGRDDDNDLDEDPRRGRGGGMPRISFGSGTYISASGEPLRTGNRVAGPSERLTLSLLSPMPNEQDFAVNVCTVLAADHSNRLPLSTTHHILDFLLAHAGVYNHSSLRDTIGRSYYEARGRYPHEFWQLRAGGGGAKELADETKFMQPGLEQPELMVQALAAHNTLTDCLMQGGEEEDSLEKIIEDDIHEDWVTEPSEEDQLFAPELTGGAGCVYTQRVLQIASIVRSLSFHEENVQYLARNTTLIRFLLLCANCWVGTLRQSGLDTLGNVSTELIIKDPATCLISRHVLSTIQSALVSQDRARVLAALELLNKLAQNEANEEALLKALEAKVYSDVCALLSLRDIMVLVCTLECVYALTSLGDRACEAVARVPGLAHTLVALVTVEAQSYGPRACILMRVVETVSGPGALAAGEAERAPQVPQSQPAKPTEPPQTSASPAPAPAAPAPSPAPVAMSSLQQSHLQQRTVQENEHFAQAWLRATYEPLPGSDNSACDAAELYRQYLACCTKLARKGVIAPAHFPRLVRTVFGGTVGPNTITTASGETQHVYIGIRAKNLPNRNNPPVGPSSPILKAQLTNKTAVVETKPPVVQTQTPAAPAHPQLSQALEGASNTSLIKHLLAHKVSPPAHAHAQVAQRQQSQQRVVPATAGTVVVQPNQSSSMEVDPEALIKCTTIIPGGVANNTTQAEKMVLNAGEEVIVQKDEPVQIQIDDQLTISAQNKMLADLLEKKSNPPVQVVQMGQQINAPTIQITETGQIVQVKTENNPLIQINSEGIQPSAPFFQIKNDQGQLIQIKNDQGQIIQLKSDQLQGMIQFKNDQGQIVQIKNDGQNVAQMIQPSVIQAVKTDKDQIVETVVTDHSYTEPPAKKLKVEEKPENNSPQESVSKTAANLYAALAASALEDEDDLLPPKQDAEVIPSVLVAGSSDSQSVIIQEPILQVQQPTMQVQQPTIQVQQPMQVQQPTLQMQASTIQVQQPTLQVQQPMLQVQPMDVQNIIASQSGQLILQEKPVTSQTTQFMQQPMQIIATPGTSQAGLSYIAQNIPGNMMQKTIIIVQGPTGGGPLTLTVNNPAGLDEATLNTLIAQATEAITQQQIIQNSGVIQSTQRVIVSQPALVSTSQPIAVVKTTITQNAPQITPSQQPIITTQPQPHKAQLVNQAPTQQIVVTQKQPPALISTSSGNPIVGTNQIIQGNQQLLQGNQQIIAVSNNQQIIVNTPMKQGVVQHRVVQQPQRSQITTVAISNNQTSTTMSESKTVPIQGGTKSQQPIIRQVITRQPVMMGNTKIGDKEVLVTQPVAEKQAVPKKTVTPPPQPLPPGAEDTPWICHWRGCGKSFGGAGAVFAHAARAHCPAGAGGEAACQWLDCDRVPRRTFALLNHLTDKHCTPQALKAVYNSRRHTVAESEASKPVSLGYPPNAALAALNKHATDMFNPRELMHRADVSRTPDLMDENEGPVTKSIRLTAALILRNIVIYSNTGRRLLRSYEAHLASIALSNVEASRTIAQVLYDMNNI; this comes from the exons atggcaaaatctcaaataaatacaaaatcaagAGATTATTTGCGTGACAAAGAAGTATTTTTGAAAGAATTGAAACAGTTCAACGAAAGCAAAAA CATACCATATAAAATACCCGTAGTGAACGGAGTGGACATAGACTTGTATCTTTTATATTCATTAGTTTTACAACGAGGTGGCTTGAGTAAA GTAAATCAAAATGATACATGGGAATCATTTCTACGACAGCTACGTCTGCCTCATCCCTGCGTGAATGGATCAACATTGTTAAGAAGAATATATGGCACATATTTGGAGAA ATATGAACGAGCTAAAGGTCCTCCAGGGAGGGACGATGATAATGACCTTGATGAGGATCCTAGAAGAGGGAGAGGTGGCGGTATGCCAAGAATTTCGTTTGGCAGTGGTACATATATTTCAG CTTCTGGTGAGCCATTACGAACTGGCAATCGTGTGGCTGGTCCTTCCGAGCGGCTCACACTATCTCTTCTATCGCCTATGCCCAACGAACAAGACTTTGCTGTCAATGTCTGCACAGTACTTGCGGCAGATCATTCCAATCGCTTACCTTTGAGCACTACACACCATATATTGGACTTCTTACTGGCCCATGCGGGTGTTTATAATCATT CAAGTCTTCGAGACACAATCGGTCGATCATACTACGAAGCTCGCGGACGCTATCCACACGAGTTTTGGCAATTACGAGCTGGCGGCGGTGGTGCTAAAGAGCTAGCCGATGAGACCAAATTTATGCAGCCCGGTTTAGAACAACCGGAACTTATGGTCCAGGCACTCGCTGCTCATAATACCTTGACGGACTGTTTAATGCAGGGTGGAGAAGAGGAAGACAGCTTAGAGAAGATTATAGAAGAT gacATTCACGAAGATTGGGTTACGGAGCCATCGGAAGAGGACCAACTTTTCGCTCCAGAGCTCACGGGTGGGGCTGGGTGTGTGTATACGCAGAGAGTACTACAGATTGCGTCTATAGTACGATCACTATCATTTCACGAGGAAAATGTTCAATATCTAGCAAGAAACACAACACTTATTCG ATTCCTCTTACTTTGTGCTAACTGCTGGGTTGGTACTTTGAGGCAAAGTGGGCTGGATACATTAGGAAATGTCTCAACAGAATTGATTATCAAG GATCCTGCAACTTGTCTCATATCCCGGCATGTGCTATCAACGATACAATCGGCGCTCGTTTCACAAGATCGCGCAAGGGTATTGGCGGCCCTGGAGCTGCTCAACAAATTAGCACAGAACGAGGCGAACGAGGAGGCGCTACTGAAAGCGCTCGAGGCTAAG GTGTACAGCGACGTGTGCGCGCTGCTGTCCCTGCGCGACATCATGGTGCTGGTGTGCACGCTGGAGTGCGTGTACGCGCTCACGTCGCTGGGCGACCGCGCGTGCGAGGCCGTGGCGCGCGTGCCCGGCCTGGCGCACACGCTCGTGGCGCTCGTCACCGTCGAG GCGCAGAGCTACGGGCCGCGCGCGTGCATCCTGATGCGCGTGGTGGAGACGGTGAGCGGGCCGGGCGCGCTGGCGGCGGGCGAGGCCGAGCGCGCGCCGCAG GTCCCCCAGAGCCAGCCAGCGAAGCCGACGGAGCCCCCGCAGACGTCGGCGAGCCCGGCACCGGCCCCCGCGGCCCCCGCGCCCTCCCCCGCTCCCGTCGCGATGTCGTCGCTGCAGCAGTCGCATCTGCAGCAGAGGACCGTGCAG GAAAACGAGCATTTCGCGCAGGCGTGGCTGCGAGCGACATACGAGCCGCTGCCGGGCAGCGACAACAGCGCATGTGACGCCGCGGAGCTGTACCGGCAGTACCTCGCGTGCTGCACCAAGCTGGCGCGCAAGGGGGTCATCGCGCCCGCGCACTTCCCGCGCCTCGTCCG GACGGTTTTCGGGGGCACAGTTGGACCAAATACTATTACGACTGCGTCCGGGGAAACGCAACACGTGTACATCGGTATACGAGCCAAGAATTTGCCGAATAGAAATAATCCTCCTGTTG GACCTTCTTCGCCAATCCTGAAAGCCCAGCTGACAAATAAAACGGCTGTAGTTGAAACGAAACCACCAGTTGTGCAAACGCag ACCCCGGCTGCGCCCGCTCACCCGCAGCTGTCGCAGGCGCTGGAGGGCGCCAGCAACACGTCGCTCATCAAGCACCTGCTGGCGCACAAAGTAAGCCCgcccgcgcacgcgcacgcgcaa GTTGCCCAAAGACAACAAAGTCAACAACGAGTGGTACCAGCAACAGCGGGGACTGTTGTTGTTCAACCGAATCAATCATCA AGTATGGAGGTTGATCCTGAAGCTTTGATCAAATGTACGACAATTATACCAGGGGGTGTTGCCAATAACACAACTCAAGCCGagaag atGGTCTTAAACGCCGGAGAAGAAGTAatag TTCAAAAAGATGAACCGGTACAAATACAAATCGATGACCAGTTGACCATT AGCGCGCAAAATAAAATGCTAGCTGATCTCCTTGAGAAAAAATCGAACCCACCCGTCCAAGTCGTCCAAATGGGACAGCAAATAAACGCACCGACTATACAAATAACCGAAACAGGACAAATCGTACAAGTTAAAACCGAAAACAATCCTCTCATTCAAATTAATTCGGAAGGCATACAGCCGAGCGCTCCATTCttccaaataaaaaacgatCAAGGTCAAttgatacagattaaaaacgaTCAGGGACAGATAATACAATTGAAAAGCGACCAATTACAAGGCATGATACAGTTTAAGAACGATCAAGGTCAAAtcgtacagataaaaaatgacGGGCAAAATGTTGCACAGATGATACAGCCGAGTGTTATTCAAGCTGTCAAAACGGATAAAGATCAAATCGTTGAAACAGTGGTGACGGACCATTCGTATACGGAGCCGCCGGCTAAAAAGCTGAAGGTCGAAGAAAAACCAGAG AACAATTCTCCCCAAGAGAGTGTGTCTAAAACTGCCGCTAATCTGTACGCGGCCTTAGCGGCTTCCGCGTTAGAAGATGAAGATGATTtg CTCCCCCCAAAACAAGACGCCGAAGTTATACCATCGGTACTGGTTGCGGGCTCCTCTGACAGTCAATCGGTTATTATTCAAGAGCCGATATTACAA GTCCAACAACCAACAATGCAAGTTCAACAACCAACGATCCAAGTGCAACAGCCAATGCAGGTCCAACAGCCTACTTTGCAAATGCAAGCATCGACCATACAG gtTCAGCAACCAACTTTGCAAGTTCAACAACCAATGCTCCAAGTTCAACCGATGGATGTTCAAAACATTATCGCTTCTCAATCAGgacaattaatattacaag AAAAACCAGTTACATCTCAGACGACACAGTTCATGCAACAGCCGATGCAGATTATCGCAACACCGGGTACATCACAAG CTGGTCTAAGCTACATAGCCCAGAATATACCCGGCAATATGATGCAAAAGacaattataattgtacaaGGTCCCACCGGTGGCGGACCCCTGACACTCACg gtaaACAACCCAGCCGGTCTTGACGAGGCGACGCTAAACACCCTTATTGCTCAAGCAACAGAGGCGATAACGCAACAGCAAATTATTCAG AATTCGGGCGTGATACAGTCGACTCAAAGAGTGATAGTGAGTCAGCCGGCTCTCGTGAGCACGTCACAGCCCATAGCCGTTGTTAAGACCACGATAACACAG aatgcTCCACAAATAACGCCGAGTCAGCAACCGATAATAACAACGCAACCGCAACCACACAAAGCTCAACTCGTGAACCAAGCACCTACACAGCAGATCGTTGTGACGCAGAAACAACCACCGGCACTTATAAGTACTTCATCGGGCAACCCGATAGTTGGAACGAACCAAATCATACAAGGGAATCAGCAACTGTTGCAAGGCAACCAACAAATTATAGCGGTGTCAAACAACCAGCAGATAATAGTGAACACACCCATGAAACAAGGTGTTGTACAGCACAGGGTTGTTCAGCAACCACAGAGAAGTCAAATTACAACGGTTGCTATTTCGAACAACCAGACATCGACGACGATGAGCGAAAGCAAAACTGTACCCATTCAAGGCGGAACG AAGTCTCAGCAACCAATAATACGACAGGTGATCACACGGCAACCGGTCATGATGGGGAACACCAAGATAGGCGACAAAGAGGTGCTTGTCACGCAACCTGTAGCTGAG AAACAAGCAGTTCCTAAGAAGACGGTAACTCCACCGCCTCAGCCTCTCCCGCCAGGTGCCGAGGACACTCCGTGGATATGCCACTGGAGGGGATGCGGCAA GTCGttcggcggcgcgggcgcggtgTTCGCGCACGCGGCGCGCGCGCACTGcccggcgggcgcgggcggcgaggCGGCGTGCCAGTGGCTCGACTGCGACCGCGTGCCGCGCCGCACCTTCGCGCTGCTCAACCACCTCACCGACAAGCACTGCACGCCGCAG
- the LOC125072321 gene encoding AT-rich interactive domain-containing protein 2 isoform X6 — protein MAKSQINTKSRDYLRDKEVFLKELKQFNESKNIPYKIPVVNGVDIDLYLLYSLVLQRGGLSKVNQNDTWESFLRQLRLPHPCVNGSTLLRRIYGTYLEKYERAKGPPGRDDDNDLDEDPRRGRGGGMPRISFGSGTYISASGEPLRTGNRVAGPSERLTLSLLSPMPNEQDFAVNVCTVLAADHSNRLPLSTTHHILDFLLAHAGVYNHSSLRDTIGRSYYEARGRYPHEFWQLRAGGGGAKELADETKFMQPGLEQPELMVQALAAHNTLTDCLMQGGEEEDSLEKIIEDDIHEDWVTEPSEEDQLFAPELTGGAGCVYTQRVLQIASIVRSLSFHEENVQYLARNTTLIRFLLLCANCWVGTLRQSGLDTLGNVSTELIIKDPATCLISRHVLSTIQSALVSQDRARVLAALELLNKLAQNEANEEALLKALEAKVYSDVCALLSLRDIMVLVCTLECVYALTSLGDRACEAVARVPGLAHTLVALVTVEAQSYGPRACILMRVVETVSGPGALAAGEAERAPQVPQSQPAKPTEPPQTSASPAPAPAAPAPSPAPVAMSSLQQSHLQQRTVQENEHFAQAWLRATYEPLPGSDNSACDAAELYRQYLACCTKLARKGVIAPAHFPRLVRTVFGGTVGPNTITTASGETQHVYIGIRAKNLPNRNNPPVGPSSPILKAQLTNKTAVVETKPPVVQTQTPAAPAHPQLSQALEGASNTSLIKHLLAHKVSPPAHAHAQVAQRQQSQQRVVPATAGTVVVQPNQSSSMEVDPEALIKCTTIIPGGVANNTTQAEKMVLNAGEEVIVQKDEPVQIQIDDQLTIKSAQNKMLADLLEKKSNPPVQVVQMGQQINAPTIQITETGQIVQVKTENNPLIQINSEGIQPSAPFFQIKNDQGQLIQIKNDQGQIIQLKSDQLQGMIQFKNDQGQIVQIKNDGQNVAQMIQPSVIQAVKTDKDQIVETVVTDHSYTEPPAKKLKVEEKPENNSPQESVSKTAANLYAALAASALEDEDDLLPPKQDAEVIPSVLVAGSSDSQSVIIQEPILQVQQPTMQVQQPTIQVQQPMQVQQPTLQMQASTIQVQQPTLQVQQPMLQVQPMDVQNIIASQSGQLILQEKPVTSQTTQFMQQPMQIIATPGTSQAGLSYIAQNIPGNMMQKTIIIVQGPTGGGPLTLTVNNPAGLDEATLNTLIAQATEAITQQQIIQNSGVIQSTQRVIVSQPALVSTSQPIAVVKTTITQNAPQITPSQQPIITTQPQPHKAQLVNQAPTQQIVVTQKQPPALISTSSGNPIVGTNQIIQGNQQLLQGNQQIIAVSNNQQIIVNTPMKQGVVQHRVVQQPQRSQITTVAISNNQTSTTMSESKTVPIQGGTSQQPIIRQVITRQPVMMGNTKIGDKEKQAVPKKTVTPPPQPLPPGAEDTPWICHWRGCGKSFGGAGAVFAHAARAHCPAGAGGEAACQWLDCDRVPRRTFALLNHLTDKHCTPQALKAVYNSRRHTVAESEASKPVSLGYPPNAALAALNKHATDMFNPRELMHRADVSRTPDLMDENEGPVTKSIRLTAALILRNIVIYSNTGRRLLRSYEAHLASIALSNVEASRTIAQVLYDMNNI, from the exons atggcaaaatctcaaataaatacaaaatcaagAGATTATTTGCGTGACAAAGAAGTATTTTTGAAAGAATTGAAACAGTTCAACGAAAGCAAAAA CATACCATATAAAATACCCGTAGTGAACGGAGTGGACATAGACTTGTATCTTTTATATTCATTAGTTTTACAACGAGGTGGCTTGAGTAAA GTAAATCAAAATGATACATGGGAATCATTTCTACGACAGCTACGTCTGCCTCATCCCTGCGTGAATGGATCAACATTGTTAAGAAGAATATATGGCACATATTTGGAGAA ATATGAACGAGCTAAAGGTCCTCCAGGGAGGGACGATGATAATGACCTTGATGAGGATCCTAGAAGAGGGAGAGGTGGCGGTATGCCAAGAATTTCGTTTGGCAGTGGTACATATATTTCAG CTTCTGGTGAGCCATTACGAACTGGCAATCGTGTGGCTGGTCCTTCCGAGCGGCTCACACTATCTCTTCTATCGCCTATGCCCAACGAACAAGACTTTGCTGTCAATGTCTGCACAGTACTTGCGGCAGATCATTCCAATCGCTTACCTTTGAGCACTACACACCATATATTGGACTTCTTACTGGCCCATGCGGGTGTTTATAATCATT CAAGTCTTCGAGACACAATCGGTCGATCATACTACGAAGCTCGCGGACGCTATCCACACGAGTTTTGGCAATTACGAGCTGGCGGCGGTGGTGCTAAAGAGCTAGCCGATGAGACCAAATTTATGCAGCCCGGTTTAGAACAACCGGAACTTATGGTCCAGGCACTCGCTGCTCATAATACCTTGACGGACTGTTTAATGCAGGGTGGAGAAGAGGAAGACAGCTTAGAGAAGATTATAGAAGAT gacATTCACGAAGATTGGGTTACGGAGCCATCGGAAGAGGACCAACTTTTCGCTCCAGAGCTCACGGGTGGGGCTGGGTGTGTGTATACGCAGAGAGTACTACAGATTGCGTCTATAGTACGATCACTATCATTTCACGAGGAAAATGTTCAATATCTAGCAAGAAACACAACACTTATTCG ATTCCTCTTACTTTGTGCTAACTGCTGGGTTGGTACTTTGAGGCAAAGTGGGCTGGATACATTAGGAAATGTCTCAACAGAATTGATTATCAAG GATCCTGCAACTTGTCTCATATCCCGGCATGTGCTATCAACGATACAATCGGCGCTCGTTTCACAAGATCGCGCAAGGGTATTGGCGGCCCTGGAGCTGCTCAACAAATTAGCACAGAACGAGGCGAACGAGGAGGCGCTACTGAAAGCGCTCGAGGCTAAG GTGTACAGCGACGTGTGCGCGCTGCTGTCCCTGCGCGACATCATGGTGCTGGTGTGCACGCTGGAGTGCGTGTACGCGCTCACGTCGCTGGGCGACCGCGCGTGCGAGGCCGTGGCGCGCGTGCCCGGCCTGGCGCACACGCTCGTGGCGCTCGTCACCGTCGAG GCGCAGAGCTACGGGCCGCGCGCGTGCATCCTGATGCGCGTGGTGGAGACGGTGAGCGGGCCGGGCGCGCTGGCGGCGGGCGAGGCCGAGCGCGCGCCGCAG GTCCCCCAGAGCCAGCCAGCGAAGCCGACGGAGCCCCCGCAGACGTCGGCGAGCCCGGCACCGGCCCCCGCGGCCCCCGCGCCCTCCCCCGCTCCCGTCGCGATGTCGTCGCTGCAGCAGTCGCATCTGCAGCAGAGGACCGTGCAG GAAAACGAGCATTTCGCGCAGGCGTGGCTGCGAGCGACATACGAGCCGCTGCCGGGCAGCGACAACAGCGCATGTGACGCCGCGGAGCTGTACCGGCAGTACCTCGCGTGCTGCACCAAGCTGGCGCGCAAGGGGGTCATCGCGCCCGCGCACTTCCCGCGCCTCGTCCG GACGGTTTTCGGGGGCACAGTTGGACCAAATACTATTACGACTGCGTCCGGGGAAACGCAACACGTGTACATCGGTATACGAGCCAAGAATTTGCCGAATAGAAATAATCCTCCTGTTG GACCTTCTTCGCCAATCCTGAAAGCCCAGCTGACAAATAAAACGGCTGTAGTTGAAACGAAACCACCAGTTGTGCAAACGCag ACCCCGGCTGCGCCCGCTCACCCGCAGCTGTCGCAGGCGCTGGAGGGCGCCAGCAACACGTCGCTCATCAAGCACCTGCTGGCGCACAAAGTAAGCCCgcccgcgcacgcgcacgcgcaa GTTGCCCAAAGACAACAAAGTCAACAACGAGTGGTACCAGCAACAGCGGGGACTGTTGTTGTTCAACCGAATCAATCATCA AGTATGGAGGTTGATCCTGAAGCTTTGATCAAATGTACGACAATTATACCAGGGGGTGTTGCCAATAACACAACTCAAGCCGagaag atGGTCTTAAACGCCGGAGAAGAAGTAatag TTCAAAAAGATGAACCGGTACAAATACAAATCGATGACCAGTTGACCATT AAGAGCGCGCAAAATAAAATGCTAGCTGATCTCCTTGAGAAAAAATCGAACCCACCCGTCCAAGTCGTCCAAATGGGACAGCAAATAAACGCACCGACTATACAAATAACCGAAACAGGACAAATCGTACAAGTTAAAACCGAAAACAATCCTCTCATTCAAATTAATTCGGAAGGCATACAGCCGAGCGCTCCATTCttccaaataaaaaacgatCAAGGTCAAttgatacagattaaaaacgaTCAGGGACAGATAATACAATTGAAAAGCGACCAATTACAAGGCATGATACAGTTTAAGAACGATCAAGGTCAAAtcgtacagataaaaaatgacGGGCAAAATGTTGCACAGATGATACAGCCGAGTGTTATTCAAGCTGTCAAAACGGATAAAGATCAAATCGTTGAAACAGTGGTGACGGACCATTCGTATACGGAGCCGCCGGCTAAAAAGCTGAAGGTCGAAGAAAAACCAGAG AACAATTCTCCCCAAGAGAGTGTGTCTAAAACTGCCGCTAATCTGTACGCGGCCTTAGCGGCTTCCGCGTTAGAAGATGAAGATGATTtg CTCCCCCCAAAACAAGACGCCGAAGTTATACCATCGGTACTGGTTGCGGGCTCCTCTGACAGTCAATCGGTTATTATTCAAGAGCCGATATTACAA GTCCAACAACCAACAATGCAAGTTCAACAACCAACGATCCAAGTGCAACAGCCAATGCAGGTCCAACAGCCTACTTTGCAAATGCAAGCATCGACCATACAG gtTCAGCAACCAACTTTGCAAGTTCAACAACCAATGCTCCAAGTTCAACCGATGGATGTTCAAAACATTATCGCTTCTCAATCAGgacaattaatattacaag AAAAACCAGTTACATCTCAGACGACACAGTTCATGCAACAGCCGATGCAGATTATCGCAACACCGGGTACATCACAAG CTGGTCTAAGCTACATAGCCCAGAATATACCCGGCAATATGATGCAAAAGacaattataattgtacaaGGTCCCACCGGTGGCGGACCCCTGACACTCACg gtaaACAACCCAGCCGGTCTTGACGAGGCGACGCTAAACACCCTTATTGCTCAAGCAACAGAGGCGATAACGCAACAGCAAATTATTCAG AATTCGGGCGTGATACAGTCGACTCAAAGAGTGATAGTGAGTCAGCCGGCTCTCGTGAGCACGTCACAGCCCATAGCCGTTGTTAAGACCACGATAACACAG aatgcTCCACAAATAACGCCGAGTCAGCAACCGATAATAACAACGCAACCGCAACCACACAAAGCTCAACTCGTGAACCAAGCACCTACACAGCAGATCGTTGTGACGCAGAAACAACCACCGGCACTTATAAGTACTTCATCGGGCAACCCGATAGTTGGAACGAACCAAATCATACAAGGGAATCAGCAACTGTTGCAAGGCAACCAACAAATTATAGCGGTGTCAAACAACCAGCAGATAATAGTGAACACACCCATGAAACAAGGTGTTGTACAGCACAGGGTTGTTCAGCAACCACAGAGAAGTCAAATTACAACGGTTGCTATTTCGAACAACCAGACATCGACGACGATGAGCGAAAGCAAAACTGTACCCATTCAAGGCGGAACG TCTCAGCAACCAATAATACGACAGGTGATCACACGGCAACCGGTCATGATGGGGAACACCAAGATAGGCGACAAAGAG AAACAAGCAGTTCCTAAGAAGACGGTAACTCCACCGCCTCAGCCTCTCCCGCCAGGTGCCGAGGACACTCCGTGGATATGCCACTGGAGGGGATGCGGCAA GTCGttcggcggcgcgggcgcggtgTTCGCGCACGCGGCGCGCGCGCACTGcccggcgggcgcgggcggcgaggCGGCGTGCCAGTGGCTCGACTGCGACCGCGTGCCGCGCCGCACCTTCGCGCTGCTCAACCACCTCACCGACAAGCACTGCACGCCGCAG